Part of the Rhizobiales bacterium NRL2 genome is shown below.
CGCCATCACCGCTGTGAATCAAATCCGCCCGAGGAGAGTGAGGTTTTTCGAGACGTCAAGCGCGCCACAAAAAAAGCCCCAGTTAAACCGGGGCCAGTTTTCTATTCGCGCAACTGCCGCAAAAATATCGCGGTCATTTTCGAAAGTGTCTCTTCAACTTCCAAGCCCACTTTCGACACCCGCCTATCCGGGTCCGCCTGAACACGAGGCGCATATTTCAAGTCCATGGCTATTTCATCCACAAGCTTTTGACGCTCACGATCAGTCATAGATGCCTCCATTCTCTATTCTACTTCATATTTTACAATACTTCGGTCCAAAGAAGAAGTAGACCGCCAGTAGTTTGGCTCTCCGCTATCCCAAAAAGCATGGCGATTTCCCGCACGAATTTCATTTCTCAATCTAATACCGCTATTCATGCAATGACGCCTCAGCTCAAGATCCAGCCACTCAAAGGTTTGATGAAAAGGAATAGTTCGGCCATTGCGGGCCCTACGCGGAATCGCAATCGAAATACTCCCATTATTTGTTATACTTCCAATCAATGTAGGAAGTAAGTTTCTAAAAAACTCAGCCATTTTCTCAGCGCCGCCTTCCTGAATATTATATCCGTAAGGCGGATCGCAAACAATATGGTCTACAGATCTTTCAAGGTTGCGCATTAAATCGAGCGAATCATCAACCTTGCACAAGAAAACCCCTGGCCTCTTACTTTCCACGATATGTTTCACGTCACCCGGCTTCACATTTTGAATCTTTTTCAATATTTCATAAAATTTTTGACTCTGAACTTTTAAGATTGCCGAATAACTCCCCCCTTTACTCACTGAAAATGCCCCCTTTACGACCCCTTGCCACCGAACATCTTCCACAAGACTTGTCTTTTCGTAATGATCTTCAAGTTCTAATATTGTTCTATTGATTTCCTCCTTAATGACATGGTCTAAATTTTCTTGGCTGATTTGAATACTAATCCATTTTTGAGCAATGGCGCGCCATACTATGTAAAAAATGCACCTTGTTCTTAAATCACACTTGTCATCATCATTTAAAAATTGCATGATATCGTTGCCAAACCCTTCATCCATCATTCTTTTTATTGCAGATGCGACTTTTCTCTGACTGTTTTCACAACTTTTGACGTCAACGTAATTCATGATACCGCTATAGATATAGATCACTATTTGCAAAAACTTCTCTGTTGCACTTTTGCCCTTGAGCCCTGCCAACTTGGTTTTTTGCGCATTCAATAAGTCGTCGTAGGGCACCAGAAAAGAGGGGCTATAATTCTCCAACTTTGCAACTATTGCTCGAAGATCCGTTTCCAAATTAGATATTTCCGACGGTGTGTAGGAAAAAAAATGCGCGTTATCTTGAACAAGACGGGGGAATAGCGGGTTTCTGTCGAACCCTAATATACATGCGTCTGGATATCTAATTGCCGCATCTAATATTGTTGTTCCGGTTCCACAAAATGGATCGATAAAAACAAACTGCTCATTCTGATGTTGATCCAAGCCCGCCAGATTAATTAGTGCGCCTGAAAGGGTATGCGGAATTGTTATAGGCGCACACCACCCTAATTTTCGTTCCTTAAAGGTATGCAATGGGTTGGCGTTTCGAAAATACTGCGCATATAGTATGAGATACTTATCTCGTGTATTTATTTCGTATATTCCAGCTTGACTGTCTGCAATACCACCATCGGTGATCATCCAAATTGTGCAATCGTCGACAGTTTTACTCTCAATTTTTTCTGTTTTATAATTTTTTATCCCCTGGGGGACGAAAATCTTGTTTTGAAATCTATTTTGTATAAAAGCAACGTAGTCTAACAATGGCGTTCCTTCAATATAATGTTTTCGTAGATGAAGTCGTATGCCATCAAGGCCATTCCTAACAGATGCCGGGGACATTACCTTTTCATCATCGGAGAAAAGCTCTTCAGCATAGGCGGTAAAGAATATTTTTTTTCCTTCTTCCAAATTTGCTAAAAACTCATCTAAACGCTTAGTTATAACGTGCTGCTCGGCTTTCTCTGCATTGCGTATATAAAGAGGCAAACCGGCCGAATGCGCATAACCGGACATTGCGACGACAGAAATCATGTCGCACTTCAGAACATTCGGAATATGTATCAAAACCGATGTAAAATACGGCTCTATAATGATAGAGTTCTTGAATAGATCGGCGTATATTGCGCGAAAATGTTCGATAAAATCCAATGAATTGTCGGAAAATTTGGATTCAATGTGCGTTCTGTTAAAAAAATCGATCTCATTTATTGCATTTCTTAGCAGAGTGGTTATATAATAGTCGGTTCCTATACAAATAGACTTCTGTCTTTTAGGTGGTATTTTAAGATTAGCGCGAACGAGAGCTTCTATTTCATTATAAAATAGATCGGTAACTGATGCATTTTTTTGTGAAAGAATAAAAAATGAGCCCGCAAAGTCAGCGAAATCTGGCTCACTTCCATAGGATGACATTCCACTTCTGTAATACCAATCCGCCTTAAACGCGCGGATAAAAATGTTCGCGTCAAGTTCGTAGAGCCGCTCCTCGGCGTTAGGGTCTATTGCCTCCCTAACCGCTAAACTTAGGGCGCGGCGAATGGCGCCGGTTAAATCGTCCATGCTTGCCCCCTCTGATTCGGATTATTCTACGACAGGCTGTGATGGTCAATGAGTTGCTCAATTCTTGGTGCGTTTGGCTTCGCTCAATGCCGTCCGGGTATTAGTCACCCTCGTCCACAAGGTGAGTGAACCCGCCGCAAGACACAGTTTGAATTGATCCGCGTTGTGTGTGGATTCCCTCTAGGAAGCAAGCGGAATCCAGACGGGTGAGGTGCGGCCATGTATCTGGCCTGTTGATGCCACCGTCATGCGGCGCTGGCCTGTGTAGAGATATGCGGATCGCGTCCCTTGAGGTGGTCCTAGAAAATCGGACGGGGAATTAAGGTGTATTCCGCCGGGTACGGAGGAATGCGAGATGGCGAAGCCACGGAAGTTCACGCCTGAGTTCAAGGCGAAGGTGGCGCTGGAAGCGCTGCGGGGCGACAAGGCGATCCAGGAGATCGCGGCGCGCCACAAGGTCCACCCCAATCAGGTCGGCACGTGGAAGCGCCAGGCGATGAACGGCCTGGGCAAGGTATTCTCGAACGGCGCTGACCAGGCTCGGCGGGACGTTGAGGCCGAGGTCCACGAGCTGCATGCGAAGATCGGCCAGTTGACGGTGGAGCGGGATCCCCGATCAGGTCGGGGACAAGCTTTTTGGCCATAGGGCTCAAGCGATGAGCCGGGTGGAACGCAAGGCGATGGTCCGCCGCGACGTTCCCGGCCTGAGCTTGAGCCGGCAATGCGAGATCCTGTCGATCAGCCGCTCGTCGTTCTATTACACGCCGAAGGGCGAGAGCCCTTCGAGTCTGGCGCTGATGCGGCGGATCGACGAGCTGTTCCTGAAGCACCCCGGACCAATCGTCGGGGACTGATCGGCGGCGGATCGCGAAATGCGAGCTATGATGTTCGCACCTGCAGCTTCATACCGATCTTCGAGAGCCGTTCGCACAGGTGCTGGGATGCACCCTCCCCGGTTCGAGAAGTACCCCGGACTGGGTCACCAAAAGGGGTGGAGGCTAGATTCTCGACCTCGGCTACCCAATCCGAGGGCTCTATCTCGACCTCTTTCCCGCGGACCGATCGGTTCGAGGTCGCTGTTTCGAGGATCTGCCGCTTACCGGCGCCATCGGCCCTTTCGTAGGTTGCAGGAAGGCTCTTCGCCAGTTCGAGTATCTGGGCCAGTTGATCCGGGTTCGGGAGCGCGGAGGTCCGGTTGTCGCGTTGTTCCGTGAGCCGGCGCCGATCGAACATCAGGCGTTCCCTGCGGCGCTGGAAGGTGTCCTGGTCGATCATGCCGTCGACATAGGCATCGGTGAGCCGATCCATCCGTTGATCGATTTGGGCAAGCTGCGCCTCCAGAGTGCCAACAACCTCCTCGGAGCGAAGACCGGCGATATAGCTCTCGAACCAGGCCACGACCTTCTCAATGTCCTGGTCCGTCAACCTGATCGAGGAGAGCCTGTCTTGCACCGCCTTTTCAATCGCTTCTTCGCGAACGCATTTCGTGGGGCAGGCGCGCGCGTGGCACCGGTAGTAGACATGGCCTTTCTGCAGTTCGGGGATCATCGCGCCGCCGCAATGGCCGCATCGGAATAACCCACGGAAGAGATGGTCACGCCGGGTGAGCTTCTTGCCGCACTTGTTGTCCTTGATCGCTTGCACGTGCTCGAAGAGCTCGACGGAGATCAGCGGCTCGTGGATTCCCTGATAGGTGGCACCAGTACCCTTTATCCGGACGATCCCGCAATAGAACGGATTGGAGAGCATCGTCTCGAAGACATGCTTCTTGATGGGCCGGCCGGTTTCGCTCTGGAAGCCGCGCCGCTGCATCTCCGCGAGCAGGGACATCAGCGAGTACTGCCCCGTCGCATAGAGGCGGAAGGCGTCCTGGACGTGGTGCGCACGTCCCGGGTCGGGTGTCTTGGGCTTGCCGCCACCGTTGTTGAGATAGCCGATCGGCGCCTTGAAGGGGTACAGGCCCTGTTTCAGGCGGCCCTCGATGCCCTTGATCGTCTCGTCGCGGAGGTTGCGGATGTAGTCGGCGGCGATGACGGCCTGGATATCGGCCGTGAGCCGCCCGCCGCGCGAGCGGAAGTCGAGGCTCTCGGTGGCGAAGTGGATGTCGATGCCGGTATCGGAGAGTTCGCCAATCCTGGCCCAGTCGGCGAAGTTCCGCGCGGAGCGGTCGATCTTGTGAATCACCAGGCCTTCGGCCTTTCGGGCCTTCAGGAGTTTCAGCATACGGTTGAATGTGGGGCGCCCGCCCTTGGCTGCCGTCACCTTCTCCTCGAACCACTCGACGATCTCGATGTCATGGCGATCGGCGAAGGCCTGGATCGCCTCGCGTTGGGCTTCCAGCGAGACGCCCTCCCCCTGCTTCACGCTGGAAACGCGGGTATAGCCGAAGCACTTCTTCATATGTCGAATTGATTAAGTGTCTAAATTATTATCATTCTCGGTGTGATTTTCCTCGCCGTTCCAAGGCCAGGACCCTTCGCGGCGCATCCGCTCGTACATCCGCTGGCAGAGCGCCAGATAGGCTTCGAGGCGGGGATCGAGGGGTTCCTTGTTCATCTGCCTATTGTGCACCGGATGGCGGTGTCGACAGGTCTCCGCCGCGGGCGGGTTCCGCCGGTGAACCGGGGCGCCGGGTGTAGACGGTGAAGGGCTTGGACTGCCGGCCCTCGACCATGACCCGGGCGAAGCACTCGAAGTTG
Proteins encoded:
- a CDS encoding resolvase, with the translated sequence MKKCFGYTRVSSVKQGEGVSLEAQREAIQAFADRHDIEIVEWFEEKVTAAKGGRPTFNRMLKLLKARKAEGLVIHKIDRSARNFADWARIGELSDTGIDIHFATESLDFRSRGGRLTADIQAVIAADYIRNLRDETIKGIEGRLKQGLYPFKAPIGYLNNGGGKPKTPDPGRAHHVQDAFRLYATGQYSLMSLLAEMQRRGFQSETGRPIKKHVFETMLSNPFYCGIVRIKGTGATYQGIHEPLISVELFEHVQAIKDNKCGKKLTRRDHLFRGLFRCGHCGGAMIPELQKGHVYYRCHARACPTKCVREEAIEKAVQDRLSSIRLTDQDIEKVVAWFESYIAGLRSEEVVGTLEAQLAQIDQRMDRLTDAYVDGMIDQDTFQRRRERLMFDRRRLTEQRDNRTSALPNPDQLAQILELAKSLPATYERADGAGKRQILETATSNRSVRGKEVEIEPSDWVAEVENLASTPFGDPVRGTSRTGEGASQHLCERLSKIGMKLQVRTS
- a CDS encoding transposase — protein: MAKPRKFTPEFKAKVALEALRGDKAIQEIAARHKVHPNQVGTWKRQAMNGLGKVFSNGADQARRDVEAEVHELHAKIGQLTVERDPRSGRGQAFWP